In Candidatus Vicinibacter proximus, the following are encoded in one genomic region:
- the cas1 gene encoding type II CRISPR-associated endonuclease Cas1: MMRKAIHIGSPTRIRIQNKQFIITGEDGVDHSRPIEDYHMLVLDHPQVSLTIPTLLECLTQNVSLTVCDERHLPLGVWMPLYANTMATHKTNSQLESSKPLKKIIWQKVIVSKIRNQALVMKRWGLPYKYLQEAANSVRSGDSSNIEGQAAAYYWRRLFPGQDFVRDRFGDFPNTMLNYGYAIIRAAVARCLLGAGLFPIMGINHKNTYNPLCLADDMMEPFRPFVDNCVKQLMGDGQNNSEHQLSMASRKSLLSILEMDVLIGSETKPMQLAMQSMCYSLSKCFEEGSGTQLKLPILQ; this comes from the coding sequence ATGATGCGCAAAGCCATCCACATTGGCAGTCCTACTAGAATTAGGATTCAAAATAAGCAGTTTATCATCACCGGAGAAGATGGTGTTGATCACAGCAGACCCATTGAGGATTACCATATGTTGGTATTGGATCACCCACAAGTCAGCTTAACCATACCTACTTTACTGGAATGCTTAACTCAGAATGTTTCATTGACAGTATGCGATGAAAGACATTTGCCTTTAGGAGTATGGATGCCATTGTATGCAAACACCATGGCCACGCATAAAACCAATTCCCAACTAGAAAGTAGTAAACCTCTCAAGAAAATAATTTGGCAGAAAGTGATAGTTTCTAAAATAAGAAATCAAGCCTTGGTGATGAAAAGATGGGGATTGCCTTATAAGTATTTACAGGAAGCTGCAAATAGCGTAAGAAGTGGGGATTCAAGTAATATCGAAGGTCAGGCTGCTGCTTATTATTGGAGGAGATTATTTCCAGGTCAGGATTTTGTCCGTGATAGATTTGGTGATTTCCCGAATACCATGTTGAATTATGGATATGCCATAATTAGAGCTGCAGTTGCAAGATGTTTACTTGGGGCCGGGCTATTCCCGATTATGGGAATAAATCATAAAAATACCTACAATCCACTTTGTTTGGCAGATGACATGATGGAACCGTTTCGTCCATTTGTAGATAATTGTGTAAAACAACTCATGGGAGATGGGCAAAACAATTCTGAGCATCAATTAAGTATGGCAAGCAGGAAAAGTCTATTAAGCATCCTGGAAATGGATGTATTAATTGGATCAGAGACTAAGCCAATGCAGTTAGCAATGCAATCTATGTGCTATTCATTAAGTAAGTGTTTTGAAGAAGGATCGGGGACTCAACTTAAGTTACCCATATTGCAATGA
- the cas2 gene encoding CRISPR-associated endonuclease Cas2: MTVHSSRFNAYRIMWVIVYFDLPTETKADKKQYGQFRKNLLKAGFTMFQYSIYIRHCLSKEYADRYIKGVKNILPSKGHIVMSTLTDKQFGMMEVYHGVKPTKHDSERPMLELF, translated from the coding sequence ATGACTGTACATTCATCACGCTTCAATGCATATAGAATTATGTGGGTAATTGTATATTTTGACCTGCCTACAGAAACAAAGGCAGATAAAAAACAATACGGCCAGTTTAGGAAGAACCTATTGAAGGCTGGATTCACCATGTTTCAATATTCAATCTACATCAGGCATTGTCTTAGTAAAGAATATGCAGATCGCTATATTAAGGGAGTTAAAAATATACTTCCATCCAAAGGTCACATCGTTATGTCAACGTTGACCGACAAACAATTCGGTATGATGGAAGTCTACCATGGGGTCAAACCCACTAAGCATGATTCAGAACGTCCAATGTTGGAGTTATTTTGA
- the coaD gene encoding pantetheine-phosphate adenylyltransferase, producing MKKKIAVLPGSFDPITIGHVDIVRRALPLFDEIVIAIGVNSQKKYLFPLEQRKSWLRSIFEYEPKVKVDDYQGLTLKYCQKIESDYLIRGIRNAADFDYERTISQINHTVEKQLDTVFFIARPELSHISSTIVRELILGAGDISAFVPQLILNDISGMSITEH from the coding sequence ATGAAAAAAAAGATAGCGGTCTTACCGGGATCCTTTGACCCCATCACCATCGGACACGTAGACATTGTGCGCCGTGCTCTGCCACTCTTTGATGAAATCGTTATTGCCATCGGTGTGAATTCTCAAAAAAAATACTTGTTTCCACTTGAGCAAAGGAAATCCTGGCTGAGGTCTATTTTTGAATATGAGCCCAAGGTAAAAGTCGACGACTATCAGGGCCTTACCCTCAAATATTGCCAAAAAATAGAATCTGATTATCTCATTCGTGGCATTCGCAATGCAGCTGACTTCGATTATGAACGGACCATTTCGCAAATCAACCACACCGTGGAGAAGCAGTTGGATACCGTGTTTTTTATCGCCCGTCCCGAATTAAGCCATATTTCCTCAACCATTGTGCGGGAACTGATCCTGGGAGCCGGTGACATCAGTGCTTTTGTTCCGCAGCTTATCCTGAACGATATCAGCGGAATGTCCATTACCGAGCATTGA
- the pruA gene encoding L-glutamate gamma-semialdehyde dehydrogenase — translation MKYAFMNQIPVPKNEPVLNYTPGSKEKIELKKVLAELKSKELDIKMTINGQKVASDDRRRIHPPHEISHTLGYYYKGSAKDVQAAIDAALTAKEGWEKMDWRDRSAIFLKAADLIAGRYRARTNAMTMLGQSKNIYQAEIDAVCEFCDFLRFNVAYLKQIYEIQPNSMPMMWNKLEYRPLEGFIFALTPFNFTSIAGNLPCAPALMGNTVVWKPAETQIYSASLIMEILEEAGLPPGVINLVFVDGATAGSVIFEHREFAGLHFTGSTGVFRNIWAKIGNNLAKYRSFPRLVGETGGKDFVVAHPSANPKAVAVALSRGAFEFQGQKCSAASRAYLPKSLWPAIEGFMQADLDSMKMGSPENFTNFINAVIDEKSFDKLKSYIDDVAKSPDAKIIAGGKCDKSIGYYIEPTIILTTNPDYVTLCEELFGPVLTIYVYEDADYDQILHKVDQTSDYALTGAVFAKEREVILHSSHVLRNAAGNFYINDKPTGAVVDQQPFGGARASGTNDKAGSVLNLIRWVSPRTIKENFDPPLSYEYPFMKEE, via the coding sequence ATTAAATATGCGTTTATGAATCAAATTCCTGTTCCTAAAAATGAACCGGTACTGAATTATACTCCTGGATCAAAGGAAAAAATAGAACTAAAAAAAGTATTGGCAGAATTAAAATCCAAAGAACTGGATATCAAAATGACCATCAATGGACAAAAGGTTGCCTCTGATGATCGTAGAAGGATCCATCCACCACATGAAATAAGTCATACCCTTGGTTATTACTATAAAGGCTCTGCAAAAGATGTTCAGGCTGCCATCGACGCGGCACTAACGGCTAAGGAGGGCTGGGAGAAAATGGATTGGAGAGATCGTTCTGCAATTTTTCTAAAAGCTGCAGATTTAATCGCTGGACGTTACCGCGCCCGCACCAACGCCATGACCATGTTGGGACAGTCAAAAAACATCTATCAGGCTGAAATCGATGCGGTATGTGAGTTTTGTGATTTTCTAAGATTCAATGTAGCCTATCTCAAGCAGATCTACGAAATCCAGCCTAATTCAATGCCCATGATGTGGAACAAGCTGGAATATCGCCCTTTGGAGGGATTCATATTTGCACTGACTCCATTTAATTTTACTTCCATTGCAGGTAACCTTCCTTGTGCTCCGGCTTTGATGGGAAATACAGTGGTGTGGAAACCTGCGGAAACGCAAATTTATTCTGCCTCACTCATCATGGAAATTCTGGAGGAGGCAGGTCTTCCTCCCGGAGTCATCAATCTGGTTTTTGTAGATGGTGCTACTGCCGGAAGTGTCATCTTCGAACATAGAGAATTTGCAGGATTGCACTTTACGGGCTCTACCGGGGTGTTCAGAAATATCTGGGCAAAAATCGGAAACAATCTTGCTAAATATCGTTCATTTCCAAGATTGGTAGGGGAGACCGGTGGTAAGGATTTTGTAGTTGCACACCCTTCTGCCAATCCAAAAGCAGTTGCAGTGGCTCTTTCCCGTGGCGCCTTCGAATTTCAGGGCCAAAAATGTTCCGCAGCCTCCCGAGCCTATCTACCTAAAAGTCTATGGCCGGCAATTGAAGGTTTCATGCAAGCAGATCTTGATTCCATGAAAATGGGAAGTCCGGAAAATTTTACCAATTTCATCAACGCAGTCATCGATGAAAAATCATTTGACAAATTAAAATCTTACATAGACGATGTCGCAAAATCTCCCGATGCCAAAATCATCGCCGGAGGTAAATGTGATAAATCCATCGGCTATTATATTGAACCTACCATCATCCTCACAACCAATCCTGATTACGTTACCTTGTGTGAAGAGTTATTTGGACCGGTTTTGACCATCTATGTTTATGAGGATGCAGATTATGATCAAATACTTCATAAAGTGGACCAAACTTCAGATTATGCATTGACGGGTGCAGTCTTTGCAAAGGAACGTGAAGTCATCCTGCACAGCTCCCATGTGTTAAGAAATGCTGCCGGTAATTTTTACATCAATGACAAGCCAACAGGTGCTGTCGTAGATCAGCAACCATTCGGAGGTGCTAGAGCTTCCGGTACGAACGACAAAGCAGGCTCCGTACTCAATCTTATCCGATGGGTGTCTCCGCGCACCATCAAAGAAAATTTTGATCCTCCTCTTTCCTACGAGTATCCGTTTATGAAAGAAGAATAA
- a CDS encoding PKD domain-containing protein, translating into MKRLLLLSFIFSAFLLNAQNVIQVNADITGNTTWESKNIYVLTGASFIYVKNDAVLTIEAGTIIKGDPAALVITRGSKIIANGEAEKPIVFTSNKPAGQRAPGDWGGLLILGKAKVNCPGGECTVEGGLDPVLGKYGGQDDADNSGTLRYVRVEFAGIAFQPNNETNSLTLGGVGSGTTIDHVQTSFGGDDAFEWFGGTVNGKYLVAYKTVDDMFDTDFGFTGNVQYGLGVSDPNLADISGSNAFEADNDAQGSTNTPISRGVFSNMTIIGPRQDASSTFNTNFRRGAHLRRSTQQNIVNSIISGFPTGIRLESANSENYYLNSKELQLRNNIVASVGKLFDSTSTNTQIISDSFRLQNRVLNTYGELNLTAPFSAIVNPVPATGSPALSGSSFAAMSAFFERTNYVGGFGTSNWTNCWCEQDPVNADYSKSPLEYIESGININAQINAGEVKFTTSATSNYTYSWVFGDGGTSTEANPTYTYKKSGKYTVTLTVSNSRGCTKTVTKTVDIITQQNVILVSSDITVDTKWESKNIYVLTGTAFIYVKNNATLTIEAGTIIKGEPAALVITRGSKIIADGLPNKPIVFTSNKAAGQRAPGDWGGLLVLGNAKVNCPGGECTVEGGLDPVLGKYGGQNDADNSGILRYVRIEFAGIAFQPNNETNSLTLGGVGSATTIEHVQTSFGGDDAFEWFGGTVNGKYLMAYKTIDDMFDTDFGFTGNVQYALGISDPNLADISGSNAFEADNDAQGSTNAPQSQSIFSNVTIIGPRENSSSTFNTNFRRGIHLRRSTKESLVNSIIGGFPTGVRLESSNSENYFLNSKELKLSGNIFASNGKLFDSTSVNTKTISDEFVKQNRVLATWMETGLTAPYAAKSNPLPTASSPALSGSEFTGLPAWFERTTFVGAFSTNNWTDCWAEYNPANADYSTSPLEYFSEILSINSNAVNGTVAFGINNPGNYSYSWDFGDQSAKSTVANPSHSYTTSGRFTVVLSLTNDRGCVKELRTVVDVLTATNNPSDNSSIEVLPNPNNGNFRMLVQSPFTSDMKVEIINSIGQIIRTHTTKVQAGQESFDVNYLSKGMYTVKVTLGSKQMVKKMQVL; encoded by the coding sequence ATGAAGAGATTATTACTTTTAAGTTTTATTTTTTCTGCTTTTTTACTGAATGCGCAAAATGTGATTCAAGTAAACGCAGACATTACCGGAAATACTACATGGGAATCCAAAAACATCTATGTGTTGACGGGGGCATCCTTTATTTATGTTAAAAATGATGCAGTATTGACCATTGAAGCCGGGACCATTATCAAAGGTGATCCTGCAGCATTAGTGATCACTCGTGGTTCAAAAATTATCGCAAATGGTGAAGCAGAAAAACCCATTGTGTTTACTTCAAATAAACCGGCAGGGCAAAGAGCTCCGGGAGATTGGGGAGGACTATTGATCTTGGGAAAAGCCAAAGTGAATTGTCCTGGTGGTGAATGTACAGTAGAGGGTGGTCTCGACCCAGTATTAGGAAAATACGGTGGACAGGACGATGCGGACAATTCCGGTACATTGCGTTATGTGCGCGTTGAGTTCGCAGGAATTGCATTCCAGCCAAATAACGAAACCAACAGTTTGACTTTAGGTGGAGTAGGATCAGGTACTACCATAGATCACGTGCAAACTAGTTTTGGTGGCGATGATGCATTTGAGTGGTTTGGTGGAACTGTAAATGGAAAATATCTCGTCGCTTACAAAACAGTAGATGACATGTTTGACACTGATTTTGGATTTACAGGAAATGTACAATATGGACTTGGGGTGAGCGATCCAAACCTCGCAGACATTTCAGGATCCAATGCTTTTGAAGCAGACAATGATGCACAAGGAAGTACAAATACTCCGATTTCCAGAGGAGTGTTCAGCAACATGACCATCATTGGGCCAAGACAAGATGCAAGTTCAACATTTAATACAAACTTCAGAAGAGGTGCACACCTAAGAAGGAGCACACAACAAAATATTGTAAACTCAATTATCTCAGGATTTCCAACAGGAATAAGATTGGAGAGTGCTAATTCTGAAAATTATTATTTGAATTCAAAAGAATTGCAATTGAGAAACAACATCGTTGCTTCCGTAGGAAAACTTTTTGATTCAACCTCTACTAATACACAAATTATCTCTGATTCATTCAGACTTCAAAACAGAGTTTTAAACACCTATGGAGAATTGAATCTGACAGCACCATTCAGTGCAATAGTTAACCCGGTTCCTGCAACTGGTTCACCTGCACTAAGTGGTTCAAGCTTTGCAGCTATGTCTGCATTTTTTGAAAGAACAAATTATGTAGGAGGTTTTGGTACAAGCAACTGGACCAATTGTTGGTGTGAGCAGGATCCTGTGAATGCAGATTATTCCAAATCCCCATTAGAATATATAGAGTCAGGAATAAACATCAATGCTCAAATAAATGCAGGTGAAGTTAAGTTTACCACATCGGCAACTTCTAATTATACCTATAGCTGGGTCTTTGGTGATGGTGGCACTTCCACAGAAGCCAATCCAACATACACATACAAAAAATCAGGAAAGTATACGGTAACTTTAACAGTTTCCAACTCTAGAGGTTGTACCAAAACCGTTACCAAAACGGTAGACATCATCACTCAACAAAATGTAATTTTGGTAAGTTCAGACATTACAGTGGATACCAAATGGGAATCCAAAAATATTTACGTACTTACCGGTACTGCATTCATCTATGTGAAAAACAATGCAACACTAACCATTGAAGCTGGAACAATTATTAAAGGAGAACCTGCAGCATTGGTGATTACCAGAGGATCAAAAATCATTGCAGATGGTCTTCCAAACAAACCAATTGTTTTTACATCCAATAAAGCAGCCGGCCAAAGAGCTCCCGGAGATTGGGGAGGCCTGTTGGTTCTAGGAAATGCTAAAGTAAATTGTCCCGGAGGAGAATGTACCGTGGAAGGAGGTCTGGATCCTGTATTAGGTAAATATGGAGGACAAAATGATGCAGACAATTCAGGTATCTTGCGCTATGTACGTATTGAATTTGCAGGGATCGCCTTTCAGCCCAATAATGAAACCAACAGCTTGACACTGGGTGGTGTGGGTTCAGCAACTACCATAGAACATGTACAAACCAGTTTTGGTGGTGATGATGCTTTTGAATGGTTTGGTGGAACAGTGAATGGAAAATATCTGATGGCTTACAAAACCATAGATGATATGTTTGATACTGATTTTGGTTTTACGGGAAATGTACAATATGCTTTGGGTATCAGTGATCCAAATCTGGCAGACATCTCAGGATCAAACGCATTTGAGGCGGACAACGATGCACAGGGTTCTACAAACGCTCCCCAATCACAATCCATCTTCAGTAATGTAACCATCATCGGCCCTAGAGAAAATTCAAGTTCCACCTTCAACACCAATTTCAGAAGAGGTATTCATCTTAGAAGAAGCACTAAAGAGAGTCTTGTCAATTCAATTATTGGCGGATTTCCGACGGGTGTAAGATTGGAAAGCAGCAACAGTGAAAACTACTTCTTGAATTCCAAAGAACTGAAATTAAGCGGAAATATTTTTGCATCAAACGGTAAATTATTTGACTCCACCTCTGTGAACACAAAAACCATCTCTGATGAATTTGTAAAACAAAACAGAGTGTTGGCGACCTGGATGGAAACCGGTTTAACTGCACCTTATGCAGCTAAATCAAATCCTCTTCCCACTGCAAGTTCACCTGCATTAAGTGGTTCAGAATTTACAGGACTTCCTGCTTGGTTTGAGCGAACTACATTTGTAGGGGCGTTTAGCACAAACAACTGGACTGATTGTTGGGCAGAATACAATCCTGCAAATGCGGATTATTCTACTTCTCCATTAGAGTATTTTTCAGAAATCCTGAGTATAAATTCCAATGCGGTTAATGGCACTGTAGCTTTCGGTATCAACAATCCTGGAAACTACAGCTATAGCTGGGATTTTGGTGATCAATCTGCAAAATCTACCGTTGCGAATCCATCACATTCTTACACCACTTCTGGTAGGTTTACCGTAGTGTTAAGCCTTACCAACGACAGAGGTTGTGTAAAAGAATTAAGAACAGTAGTTGATGTTTTGACTGCAACCAATAACCCTTCAGATAACTCATCTATCGAAGTTCTTCCAAATCCCAATAATGGAAATTTCAGAATGCTGGTTCAATCTCCTTTCACCTCAGACATGAAAGTAGAAATTATTAACTCCATCGGACAGATTATTCGTACCCATACCACTAAAGTACAAGCCGGACAAGAAAGCTTTGATGTAAATTATCTTTCTAAAGGCATGTACACTGTAAAAGTGACTCTTGGATCTAAGCAGATGGTTAAGAAAATGCAGGTTTTATAA
- a CDS encoding TonB-dependent receptor: MLKCKLILILLITTLSMYAQSATIQGTILDKTTKEPIIGATIMVEGSQTGTTSDFDGKFTLRNLTAGKLTVAINYIGYKKVTKEYTLDKDSKIEESWDLEEESTVLADVVVIGKVNKQNASAITLLQQKSSSMVSGISNEDIKKSPDRNTSDVLKRVSGASIQENKFVIIRGLADRYNNALLNANVLPSTEPDRRSFNFDLFPSSVLTNLVIYKTATPDLPGEFAGGIVQVNTKEVSENPFVEMTVGTGINSISTFKSYNFYEGGNTDWLGYDKTKRSLDPNVTKEALSNNSTRYENSRLVANDWKVNNYSSMMPSQNLQLSAGKNFNVFGKKLGILGALSYQNTNRILQIERNDFNIDKTQLYAYQDAQYKKQYNNAGLLNATLSLNSRNKISLNNLMTVIGDDQYIERIGHDIEQTRQIKAYSMLYTSTFLFTNQLIGEHEISKSGTLLKWALSRSEINRNTPSYRRMTYIKNDDAEPTDPYYAYIPIGAPSPNYAGRFYSDQAEKLYTGRIDLSLPIRGNDQNQIKFGAFSDMRDRSFDARVFGYTYSRNYVAQELLTQGIGDILDHKNINENGFVLKESTNPNDSYDASSANIGGYAMLDHHFFGDKIRFIGGLRLEAFNQKLNTYEYGGSPISINSQVYDFLPSVNLVYKINETSNLRLSGSQTVVRPNFRELAPFSFYDFNLSAAIVGNPNLKRTQIMNYDLKFEKFFSSGQHISASAFVKKFKNPVEQLYETLGAGTRNFLFTNADAASNYGVEFEARYNLGQITPSLNNFQFRTNLAWINSMVDLSKFAGQNQSERPLQGQSPYLINFGLSYQHPDLGLAVNILYNRIGRRIWLVGSNGYQDTYEAPRDLFDLQISQMLGKNFQIKFTVSDLFNQPFTFYQDQNDSKKYDADDTVILQNTFGTNYSLGLTYTIK; encoded by the coding sequence ATGTTGAAATGTAAATTGATTTTAATCCTGCTCATTACCACCCTGAGCATGTATGCACAAAGTGCAACCATTCAAGGAACCATCCTGGACAAAACTACAAAAGAGCCCATTATCGGGGCTACCATTATGGTGGAAGGCAGTCAAACAGGTACCACATCCGATTTTGATGGTAAATTCACTCTTCGAAATTTGACTGCAGGGAAGCTGACCGTCGCCATAAATTATATTGGCTATAAAAAAGTCACCAAAGAATATACTTTGGACAAGGATTCAAAAATTGAAGAATCCTGGGATCTGGAAGAAGAATCTACTGTTTTAGCCGATGTGGTGGTGATAGGAAAAGTAAACAAGCAAAATGCCTCCGCCATTACCTTGCTCCAACAAAAATCCTCCTCCATGGTGAGTGGGATTTCAAATGAAGATATTAAAAAGAGCCCGGACAGGAATACCAGTGATGTTTTAAAAAGAGTAAGTGGCGCAAGTATTCAGGAAAATAAATTTGTGATCATACGAGGACTTGCAGACAGGTATAACAATGCTCTGTTAAATGCAAATGTACTGCCAAGTACAGAACCCGATCGCCGATCCTTCAACTTTGACCTTTTCCCTTCGAGCGTGCTAACCAATCTGGTTATTTATAAAACCGCCACTCCGGACTTGCCGGGTGAATTTGCTGGAGGAATTGTTCAGGTGAACACAAAGGAGGTATCGGAAAACCCCTTTGTGGAAATGACAGTTGGCACAGGAATAAATTCTATCTCTACCTTTAAATCCTACAACTTTTACGAAGGGGGGAATACCGATTGGTTAGGGTATGATAAAACCAAAAGAAGTCTTGATCCGAATGTCACCAAAGAAGCTTTGAGTAATAATTCGACCAGATATGAAAATTCAAGATTGGTGGCAAATGACTGGAAAGTGAATAACTACAGTTCAATGATGCCTTCTCAAAATCTACAGTTATCGGCAGGGAAAAATTTTAATGTTTTCGGTAAAAAATTAGGCATCCTTGGCGCACTGAGTTACCAAAACACCAACCGAATTCTGCAGATTGAAAGAAACGACTTTAACATTGACAAGACTCAGCTTTATGCTTATCAAGATGCGCAGTATAAAAAGCAATACAACAACGCTGGATTATTGAATGCAACGCTCAGTCTAAACAGCAGAAATAAAATTTCTTTAAACAATTTGATGACCGTTATCGGTGACGATCAATATATTGAAAGAATAGGTCATGATATTGAACAAACACGTCAGATAAAGGCATATTCCATGCTGTATACCAGTACTTTCCTTTTCACGAATCAACTCATCGGTGAACATGAAATCAGTAAGTCCGGAACCCTTTTAAAGTGGGCTTTGTCCAGATCAGAAATCAATCGAAACACTCCATCGTACAGAAGAATGACTTACATTAAGAACGATGATGCCGAACCTACCGATCCATACTATGCATACATTCCCATTGGAGCACCTTCCCCTAATTACGCCGGAAGATTCTATTCAGATCAGGCAGAAAAACTGTACACCGGAAGAATAGATTTAAGTTTACCTATACGTGGAAATGATCAAAATCAAATCAAGTTTGGCGCATTTTCAGATATGAGAGACCGCAGTTTTGATGCCCGTGTTTTTGGTTATACTTATTCCAGAAATTATGTTGCACAGGAATTGCTTACCCAAGGAATTGGGGACATTCTAGATCACAAAAACATCAATGAAAACGGTTTTGTATTGAAAGAATCCACCAACCCAAATGATTCTTACGACGCTTCTTCTGCAAATATTGGTGGATATGCAATGTTAGACCATCATTTTTTTGGAGACAAGATCAGGTTTATCGGTGGACTACGCCTGGAAGCCTTCAATCAAAAATTGAACACTTATGAATATGGTGGAAGTCCTATTTCTATAAACAGTCAGGTTTATGATTTTCTTCCTTCCGTCAATTTGGTTTATAAAATCAACGAAACTTCCAATCTTCGATTATCCGGAAGTCAAACTGTGGTTCGACCAAACTTCAGAGAGCTTGCTCCATTCTCCTTTTATGACTTCAATTTATCCGCAGCAATTGTAGGAAATCCAAATCTTAAGCGTACTCAAATTATGAATTACGATTTAAAATTTGAGAAATTCTTTAGTTCAGGACAACACATCAGTGCCTCAGCTTTTGTAAAAAAATTCAAGAATCCTGTTGAGCAATTGTATGAGACATTAGGCGCAGGTACCAGAAATTTTCTCTTTACCAATGCAGATGCAGCTTCCAATTATGGTGTTGAATTTGAAGCACGTTATAATCTAGGACAAATAACTCCAAGCTTAAATAATTTTCAATTCAGAACTAATCTGGCCTGGATAAACTCAATGGTTGACTTAAGTAAATTTGCTGGTCAAAATCAGTCAGAACGCCCACTCCAAGGACAATCTCCATACCTGATCAATTTTGGATTATCCTATCAACATCCGGATCTGGGATTAGCAGTCAATATTTTGTATAACAGAATTGGAAGGAGAATTTGGTTAGTAGGAAGCAATGGTTATCAGGATACTTATGAGGCACCAAGAGACTTGTTTGATCTCCAGATTTCTCAAATGTTGGGCAAAAACTTTCAAATTAAATTTACGGTTTCAGATTTATTTAATCAACCGTTTACATTTTATCAGGATCAGAATGATTCCAAAAAATATGATGCAGACGACACTGTTATACTGCAAAATACTTTTGGCACAAACTATTCCTTAGGATTAACTTATACGATTAAGTAA
- a CDS encoding nucleoside triphosphate pyrophosphohydrolase family protein, producing the protein MNKRNFKEPQALNDVADFHDLFDMPVLTEPAIPSLERCNLRLALLEEELRELREGIETNDLREIADALCDLQYVLSGAILEFGLASKFKELFDEVQRSNMSKACNTYEEALATQEKYFSEKGTVSEIKTKGSQFLVYRKEDGKVLKSIAYNPADLKL; encoded by the coding sequence ATGAACAAAAGGAATTTTAAGGAACCCCAGGCGCTCAACGATGTAGCAGACTTTCATGATTTGTTTGATATGCCTGTCTTGACAGAGCCTGCGATACCATCTTTAGAAAGGTGTAATTTAAGACTGGCACTTTTGGAAGAGGAACTTAGAGAGCTACGCGAAGGAATTGAAACAAATGATCTCAGGGAAATTGCAGATGCTTTGTGCGATTTGCAATATGTATTGTCGGGTGCCATTTTGGAATTTGGTCTGGCAAGTAAATTCAAAGAACTTTTTGATGAGGTGCAAAGATCCAATATGAGTAAGGCATGTAATACTTATGAAGAAGCCCTCGCAACCCAGGAAAAATATTTTAGTGAAAAGGGCACTGTGTCAGAAATCAAAACCAAAGGATCCCAATTCCTTGTATACCGAAAAGAAGATGGAAAAGTATTGAAATCCATAGCCTATAACCCTGCAGATCTAAAATTGTAA